In one window of Drosophila ananassae strain 14024-0371.13 chromosome XR, ASM1763931v2, whole genome shotgun sequence DNA:
- the LOC6505127 gene encoding uncharacterized protein DDB_G0283697, with the protein MKFIYGALLVLGLAIFVQASVARSRDNDKDSTADETPQQTRLRILREPVQIEARSLQQLMALKGSGCPPPAPTGTTTGPTTSGPTTTTSTVVPSPTTSTGSSSSSATPSATTTGTSTARKESNRNLNDDLDDDFEDDGEEQMQEKYFRDEKDDSENDLEQNDEEEDDDHNYGLVVGAKRSDSSSVRRGSTNSARNPDNLSNSELMREWELRRQKDMNDRLREQLKATRRRSNANRRRAANKRRRQRRRSQAKRRRNNRRSANARRRSNRRHRNARRRLRRNSRINRLRQRRRLNRRRN; encoded by the coding sequence TGGCCCGCTCCCGGGACAATGACAAGGACTCGACCGCCGATGAGACTCCCCAGCAGACCAGGCTGCGTATCTTACGAGAGCCCGTCCAGATCGAGGCCCGGAGCCTGCAGCAGCTTATGGCCCTGAAGGGGTCTGGTTGCCCACCACCTGCCCCCACCGGCACCACTACCGGGCCGACCACCTCAGGCCCGACAACCACAACAAGCACAGTCGTCCCGTCGCCAACTACCAGCACGGGATCCTCCAGCTCCAGCGCAACCCcctccgccaccaccaccggcACATCTACAGCTAGGAAGGAAAGTAATCGCAATTTAAATGATGACTTGGACGATGACTTTGAGGATGATGGGGAGGAGCAGATGCAGGAGAAGTACTTCCGTGACGAGAAGGACGATAGCGAGAACGATTTGGAGCAGAAcgatgaggaggaggatgaTGATCACAACTATGGTCTGGTAGTGGGAGCGAAGCGTTCCGACTCATCCAGCGTCCGCCGCGGTAGCACCAACTCCGCCCGCAATCCCGACAACCTCTCCAACAGCGAACTGATGCGCGAATGGGAGCTGCGCCGGCAGAAGGACATGAATGATCGACTGCGGGAGCAGCTGAAGGCAACCCGCCGCCGCTCAAACGCCAACCGTCGCCGCGCTGCCAACAAGCGACGCCGCCAGCGCCGCCGCAGCCAGGCCAAGCGTCGGCGCAACAACCGCCGCAGTGCCAATGCCCGCCGCCGCTCCAACAGACGCCACCGCAACGCCCGTCGTCGTCTGCGCCGCAACAGCCGCATCAACCGCCTGCGCCAGCGTCGCCGTCTCAACCGCCGCCGCAACTAA